The Ignavibacteria bacterium genome includes the window GGTTGATTTTTATAAACTGATTGCATTGTAGGTGTTGCTGGTGCCGATAGCCATGCTTCAAGGGTTTTTCTTCCTTCGTATCTCTCGAACACAGTTGTAAGATCAGGCGCCAACGTTCCGCCTCCTAAACCGCCAATTCCATGAACTGTATGGCAGGAAAAGCACGCCGGTCCGCCATTGACAAGCGGGGCTTTTCCCATAAAAATATTACGACCTACATCTATATCTTTTTGTGTGAATGGACGATCGCTTAATCTAACACCAACGAATTGTGATTTTTCGAGCTTCGATTCTTCTTCAATTAAATTAAGTAATGCTTCAGCCCGCAGTTTTGTTATTCCCGGGATTGTTGGCATCAATGTTCCTTTATACTCTTTTAATAATTCGAGTGCGTAAGCATCGCCTGCATCAATCACTGCTTTTGGGTCTTGAATAAAATTGACTAACCAAGCTTTATCTTTTCGCTGTGTGATATTTTTTAAATCAGGTCCTGTTAATCGCCCGCCGCCAATCGTATGACAGCTTGAACAATTCAGCTTGAAGAAATCTGCGGTCTCTTGTGCAAAACTCGATGCAGGAAGCATGAATAGTAATCCTAATGTTAAAAACAAAGATTTGCTGGGGAGCTGAAATCCCACCGAACCTTTTTTACTTATGATAAAAATATCTTTTATCATGAAATAAATTCCTTCTCTAAACTTTCGAGTGTTGAAATAAATTTTGATTTTGAAGCACAAGCTTCATTTTCTTGTTCTACCTTTTGAAACTTAGCAAGCAGTTCATTTTGCTCAACTTCATTGAAATGCTGATCTGACATTACAAAAAGTATGTTGTCTTCTTTTTGAATGTGCTGGCGCAAAAGTCCTATGAAATTTCTTCCTGCAAGAGCTAAATCTTTCAATGCAGAGGCGTCGCCGGTTGCATAGCGTTCAGCCGCACTGGTCATTACGGCTACAAGATTCCGCCCTTGTGTATGTTCATACAGCATAACCGCTACGGGTCCCATCTGTTTTGAGAAACCTTTTATTTCCATTGCTGGAAATAATAAATCTTCTTCCTTGCCGTGGTGACATTTATCGCCGAA containing:
- a CDS encoding cytochrome c, whose protein sequence is MIKDIFIISKKGSVGFQLPSKSLFLTLGLLFMLPASSFAQETADFFKLNCSSCHTIGGGRLTGPDLKNITQRKDKAWLVNFIQDPKAVIDAGDAYALELLKEYKGTLMPTIPGITKLRAEALLNLIEEESKLEKSQFVGVRLSDRPFTQKDIDVGRNIFMGKAPLVNGGPACFSCHTVHGIGGLGGGTLAPDLTTVFERYEGRKTLEAWLSAPATPTMQSVYKNQPLDPEEILPIVAFFQYTLQRNPEDTSTARLNFILFGLGGALIVLVLFDVIWNKRFRAVRRPMVLSKKMESVNE
- a CDS encoding hemerythrin, with the translated sequence ERMLNVFEAALKKSENGEKVQPQVYFDIIEFIKKFGDKCHHGKEEDLLFPAMEIKGFSKQMGPVAVMLYEHTQGRNLVAVMTSAAERYATGDASALKDLALAGRNFIGLLRQHIQKEDNILFVMSDQHFNEVEQNELLAKFQKVEQENEACASKSKFISTLESLEKEFIS